One genomic segment of Sphingorhabdus sp. M41 includes these proteins:
- a CDS encoding VOC family protein translates to MKLNQITVGCVDYGRSVAFYRQLGLEQIVDSPPRYARFETATGETFSIHIVEKIGAPTTMVYFECDDLDTKVAELQSAGITFDTQATDQPWGWREARLRDPAGNPVCLFYGGANRRFPPWRINHQPKEKGNEK, encoded by the coding sequence ATGAAACTCAACCAGATCACCGTCGGATGTGTCGACTATGGCCGGTCGGTGGCGTTTTACCGCCAGCTTGGCCTCGAGCAGATCGTCGACTCCCCGCCCCGCTACGCGCGGTTCGAGACCGCCACTGGCGAGACCTTCTCCATCCATATCGTCGAGAAGATCGGCGCGCCGACGACCATGGTCTATTTCGAATGCGATGATCTCGACACAAAAGTCGCGGAACTGCAATCGGCTGGCATCACCTTCGACACCCAAGCCACCGATCAGCCCTGGGGCTGGCGCGAGGCGCGGCTTCGCGATCCGGCGGGCAATCCCGTCTGCCTGTTTTACGGCGGCGCCAACCGCCGCTTCCCGCCCTGGCGGATCAATCATCAACCCAAGGAGAAAGGAAATGAAAAATGA
- a CDS encoding VOC family protein — protein sequence MTQATLEHVNITVSDPQRSADLLRDLFGWHIRWEGPSMSAGHTIHVGTDDDYIALYTNPEVRAVDPVFNKGEPLNHIGVTVDDLDAVEAKVVAAGLKPFGHDDYDPGRRFYFFDWNGIEWEVVSYR from the coding sequence ATGACCCAAGCAACTCTGGAGCACGTCAACATAACGGTCAGCGACCCGCAACGAAGCGCCGACCTGCTCCGCGATCTTTTTGGCTGGCATATCCGGTGGGAGGGGCCATCAATGTCGGCTGGCCACACGATTCACGTCGGCACCGATGACGACTATATCGCACTCTACACCAACCCGGAGGTCCGGGCGGTCGATCCCGTGTTCAACAAGGGCGAGCCGCTGAACCATATCGGCGTGACCGTCGATGATCTGGATGCGGTAGAGGCGAAAGTCGTCGCAGCGGGGCTCAAGCCATTCGGCCACGATGACTATGATCCCGGCCGGCGCTTCTATTTCTTCGACTGGAACGGGATCGAGTGGGAAGTGGTGAGTTATCGGTAG